A single region of the Candidatus Babeliales bacterium genome encodes:
- the rplM gene encoding 50S ribosomal protein L13, which translates to MDFNKTFFLKKEARDPQWHLIDATDQVLGRLATDIADKLRGKDEATFTPHTDSGDYVVVINAEKVKLTGKKLDKKIYSSYSGWIGGLKELTAKQVMEKDPRRIIEAAVRGMLPKNKLSRQIFKKLKVYAGSKHPHQAHIK; encoded by the coding sequence GTGGATTTTAACAAGACATTTTTCCTCAAGAAAGAAGCGAGAGACCCTCAATGGCATTTGATCGACGCAACTGATCAGGTTCTCGGCAGGTTGGCTACTGATATTGCAGATAAATTACGTGGCAAGGATGAAGCGACTTTTACTCCGCACACTGACTCTGGGGATTATGTAGTCGTGATCAATGCTGAAAAAGTAAAGCTCACTGGTAAAAAACTAGATAAGAAAATTTACTCATCCTACAGCGGCTGGATCGGGGGACTTAAGGAATTGACCGCGAAGCAGGTTATGGAAAAAGATCCGCGTAGAATCATTGAAGCTGCAGTCAGAGGTATGCTTCCTAAAAATAAATTGAGCCGGCAAATATTCAAGAAGCTCAAAGTCTATGCAGGATCAAAGCATCCACATCAGGCCCATATCAAATAA
- a CDS encoding M24 family metallopeptidase: ERAKWTGVSLETLRQQAHNAGIDDVAYLGKQCAGYQFTPFFSQDDVIHLLDRINATVAARGLLYTLCPDAKRGYIEQRHLLAQLASFAPELRWNDVSEIVADLRRTKDMRELEQLFKAIEITAMAHEAAAHVIASNVYEYQVQAAIEYIFTEAGAQRPAYPSIVASGFNSTVLHYDANQREMSSGDLVVVDIGAEYNYYCADLTRTYPVSGMFTKRQREIYDIVLDTQAYVVDIAKPGMWLSNPNQQEQSLHHRALAFLQERGYAQYLPHNIGHFLGLDVHDVGDRMIPLRKGDVFTIEPGIYIPDEQLGVRIEDNYMMGGDAVVCLSADLPSDGDTIQEWIRNRNEFESQS, encoded by the coding sequence CGAACGTGCTAAATGGACTGGCGTGAGTTTAGAGACCTTGCGTCAACAAGCCCATAATGCGGGTATTGATGATGTAGCATATCTTGGAAAACAATGTGCAGGTTATCAGTTTACTCCCTTTTTTTCACAAGATGATGTTATCCATCTGCTTGATCGTATTAATGCAACCGTAGCAGCCAGAGGGTTATTATATACGTTATGTCCCGATGCAAAACGAGGTTATATCGAACAGCGTCATTTACTTGCACAACTTGCATCGTTTGCTCCCGAATTACGATGGAATGATGTCAGTGAGATTGTTGCTGATCTACGTCGCACAAAAGATATGCGCGAATTAGAGCAGTTGTTTAAAGCGATTGAAATTACTGCCATGGCACACGAAGCTGCGGCACATGTTATTGCATCCAACGTATATGAGTATCAAGTACAGGCTGCAATCGAATATATTTTTACCGAAGCGGGTGCACAACGACCTGCGTATCCAAGTATCGTTGCCAGTGGTTTCAACTCAACAGTATTACATTACGATGCGAACCAAAGAGAGATGTCTTCTGGTGATCTTGTCGTTGTAGACATTGGTGCGGAGTACAACTATTACTGTGCCGATTTAACACGAACATATCCTGTTTCAGGCATGTTCACGAAACGGCAACGTGAGATTTATGACATTGTGTTAGATACACAGGCGTATGTTGTAGATATAGCCAAGCCTGGCATGTGGCTATCCAATCCTAACCAACAGGAGCAGTCACTGCATCATCGCGCTCTTGCGTTTTTACAAGAGCGTGGCTATGCGCAGTATCTACCACACAACATTGGACATTTTCTTGGCTTAGATGTTCACGATGTTGGGGATCGAATGATTCCACTGCGTAAAGGTGATGTTTTTACCATCGAGCCTGGTATTTATATTCCGGACGAACAGCTTGGTGTGCGTATTGAAGATAACTATATGATGGGCGGAGATGCTGTAGTGTGTTTAAGCGCAGATCTTCCGTCAGATGGAGATACTATTCAAGAATGGATACGTAATCGCAACGAGTTTGAGAGTCAATCTTAA